The Solea senegalensis isolate Sse05_10M unplaced genomic scaffold, IFAPA_SoseM_1 scf7180000013836, whole genome shotgun sequence genomic interval tttattttcctcatcAAGACCATTCAGGAAATTGACTTTTAAAATTGACACTATTTGGGTTaaggaaaatgtttatattgCTGTGTCTTTTTAGTCGTCATATCATGCCATCTTCTTAAGTCAAGTGCAGGTGCTGTTTGAAAGAGTTGGTTTTAAGATGTGCAAAActgttcattgtgtgtgttcctgtattttCTACTTAACAGTAGTAGTTCATGTTGAAGATATTGTCATATTGGTGATTTGTGCTTGAAATGTGATAAATTCTTTTATCAGACAATCAGAGTATATCGGCCGTGTTTCACTGAACTGAGAcaacattattttcacatttcctctcGCCTTGTGTCATCCTATCATAGCTTCTGTGGCAGACTGTTTTTACTGTAGCCTCATCACAAAGACATTTACCAATAGCGCTGGGGGCACAGAAATGCCACAACAAACTGTGGGCTGAGCTGGAAAATGTCTGCACTTGTTGCTTATGTAGAGTGTCATTTTCACTACAGCGTACAGTTTGCTCAGAGTCAGTAAAGTGGAGTTTGAATGGTCGTTTGAGTTGCAGTCTGAAGTGGCGGATTCCCATATACACCCAGGCCAGTGTCTTCAGCAACCAGTTCAGTCCCTGTTTGATGATCACGGAGATGGCATTAAAGAGGGAGTAAGTGCAACACACTCCTAAGAGCATAAGGAGACAATTAGCCACCTGGTACACCCGGATGTCCTCATGTTGTGCTCTCTGGCTGCTTACAAAGTCCCCAAAGCCCACAGTGCTGAATGCTACAAAGCAGAAATAGAGTGACTCCAGGAAAGTCCAGCCCTCCATGGCTGAATAGAGGGAGGCAGCCCCACATGCAACCAGCAGGACAGCAGCAAAAAGGATGAGTGTGATTTGGTACACAGATGGTTTCCATTCCTCATGCCTGTCACCCGCACTTCGCTCCAGTTCTCTGTGAGTGCTCCTTCGTCTGTGGCACCAGAATTTCTGGAGGCTCAGCAACGTTAGGACTCTCTCCAGGAAGAGATTGAAGAAGAGTATGGTAGCTGAGCATCCCAACAGTCCATAGAAAACAAGCAAGACCTTCCCTGTCACAGTGGACGGTGCAGTCATTCCGAATCCTGCGAGAAACACGACAGGTTAAAGAACACATCCTTTAATCAGATATTGATAACATTACATAAGGAATTTCAACAATACCACTGAAATATTGTTTTCCCTTTGCACAATGGGAAGTgaacttttaataaatgtattcatttattaacacaACAATTATTTACTTTACACTGCCAGTTGCCAATACCTACGTTATGCTAATGCAACACATAAGGCCCATttatatatccatccatcccaaATATGTCTGTCACTACCCTGCATAcctctgtgcttcttttacaTTGGTATGGATGTTTTGCGCAATACTTCCACTAGAGGTGGAGTACTGAGTACCaagttgcaggcatcaacaaacacaGCGGCCATTGAAgcgattattttattttaaaacacaagcgGTATTGACACTCTCTGTGACCTCCAAGCTATTCTGGATCCTTTTCCTGTCGTggtctgattgccttgttttgacAAAGGAAAAACAGGGTCAGAGTGAGTCAGGCACAAGGAACAAGATGAAGCTGACATAGGAATCCAAAAGGGGACTGTACAGTGCAGGACAAGGAAACATACCCCACGCACTGGCACAAGACAAAGGGAGGAGGGCGTATTTAATGGTGCATGAACTGACTAGACAAGACAGATGAAGTGCAgacaggaaggaagaaaaacccttcacaaaataaaaccaggagtacacacaaactaaactaactgaCGCACACTTAACACGGGATATGCATCCTACATCCTACAGATGGATATAATTCCACACCATCTTGTAGAGATGCTCTTCAAAACTTTCTGGCATTTTTAAAACCCTGTACATAGGCCCTTTTTCCTATCATTTTCCCCACAATTCCCGGTGGTATTGCTCCGTCATTCCGGCTTCCTTGCAAAGAATGCAAAGTACTGACGAAAGGCTCCATCCGTAGCAGGTAGACTCCAGActtgaatgtttgtcacaaagccagattgcgTCCATTTAGTTCCCACCAGGCTCTTGTGAATTTTCATTGCGTCTCTCcagtaagatgaagggaagttaatcaggaaattgaagatgtcaggatacaaCAGGTCTGGAATAACGCCTCTACGGCTGTTTTTGAACTTGTAAAAAGCACACGTTATAAAAACAAGCCCTCCAAAAAAAGATTAGAGTAGAAGCAAAAATTTAAATGAGTAAAATTAGTCTAATAGCTTTAACAACTAAGCAAACTGTCAGTGGGAACCTCAGCGAAGCTACTGGATGACAGCAGATCCAAGGTACTAGATGAAACTACCGTTAGGGGCACTGTATAgatcgtaattcctgcatacgacctatatgtatgTTTCGTGGGAGGACAGTCTTCGTTATAAGGATCAGATTTCTTCAGCCCATCAAGTTTTGTGATTGGTGgatctccatggatttaaagtgtgcagtgaaaagACTGTGAACTGTAAGGTTGAATCTAGCACTGGTCcctttcatttttgttgcatCTTTTGCTGCCAACATGGTGTTTGATAGAGACCGAGCCACACAACATCCAGGGGACTATACACTGCTTTGTTTTCTATACATAACCACAGACAAGAGTGTGCATAGGAGCCTtgcataaatgaataaacatcatTATTACAAGGAAACAGGGTTTCAGAGGCcctgtgagattttttttcttttcaaaccaCAGATGTGTTGATGGTTCCTCCACGTTTTATTGTACACGTACTTATTGTGACCTTTGTACCTGTGGACTATTTTTGCGCTGCCAgtaaacaacattaaagaaTGGAATTCCATTCTTTAATGTTGTCTACTGGCAGCGTAAAAATAGTCCACAGGTGTGTATAGAGCTCTTTACAGAGGGAAGGAAGGCAGTGGGGTGTGAGGGGTTAATGAACATCATTAACCCCTCACCACCCACTGccttccttccctctgtc includes:
- the LOC122760617 gene encoding potassium channel subfamily K member 13-like, whose translation is MKKDCVCCCPSLIPSRETTHFYVLGLLIALYMLAGAAVFSSLERPAEIQAHQLWEKRLTDFSHEHKISCEDLKNLLLHYEEARTAGIRIDQGRALWDISGAFYFVGTVVSTIGFGMTAPSTVTGKVLLVFYGLLGCSATILFFNLFLERVLTLLSLQKFWCHRRRSTHRELERSAGDRHEEWKPSVYQITLILFAAVLLVACGAASLYSAMEGWTFLESLYFCFVAFSTVGFGDFVSSQRAQHEDIRVYQVANCLLMLLGVCCTYSLFNAISVIIKQGLNWLLKTLAWVYMGIRHFRLQLKRPFKLHFTDSEQTVRCSENDTLHKQQVQTFSSSAHSLLWHFCAPSAIGKCLCDEATVKTVCHRSYDRMTQGERKCENNVVSVQ